From Halarcobacter mediterraneus:
ATAATGTTGACTATGTAAAAGAAGAACTAAGTAGTGAAGAGAAGTTTCTGGAAAGCTTTGTAAAAGTTGAAAGAATTTATAAAAAATATAAAATGTTAATTATTTTAGCAGTTGTTGTTATTTTAGGTCTTGCAATTGGTTTATATACTACAAAAACTATTCAAGAAAAACAAAAAAAAGAAGCAAATATTGCATTCAATCAATTTCTTGAAAATAATCAAGATAAAGATGCATTAAAAACTTTAGAAGAAAACAATAAACAGCTTTTTCAAATTGCAAAATATATTCAAGCTAAAAAAGAAAATAAAACTTATGATATTGAAGTTAAGTTTTTTAAAGAAATTGCAGCTTATCAAAAAGCTTTAGATGAAAATAGTATTGATAAATTAAATGCTGTTTCTATGGAAAAAGATTTTTTATTAAAAGAGTTCGCAATTTTTAATAAAGCTCTACTGCAAGCTAAAGAAGGAAAATATGAAGATGCAAAAGCAACTTTAAAATTAATTCCTGAAGATTCACAAGTTAATGATTTAGCTACTTCATTAAAACATTTTTTAGTAACAAAATAAGGATAACAAGTGAAGCACTTAATATTTTTTATAAGTTTAATTTTTATATTTGTAGGTTGTTCATCAAAAGAGTACTTTGAACCAGAGGATACATTAGGAGATTATAAACAAACTTTATCTTCTTCTTTAAATGGAGATATCCTTTCTTTTAATAAAGATGGGGCAACACTAGATAATCAGGAAATTATTACAAAAAGAGGTGTATCTAATTTCAAAATTCCAGAGGGTTATCAATTTTTAAATATAGTTAATGATACTGTTATTTCTTCAAACTATAAAGATACTGTTTTAGTTGGAGACAAAAAAATCAACCTCGGAGCAGTTGTAGTAGCAGCAAGTTTAAATGAAAATAAACTTGCACTTTTATTTTCTGATAATTCAATTATGCTTTATGATATGAATGAAGAAAAAGCTATTTTAAAAGAGTATTTTAATCACTCTTTTGTAAATGACACTAGAATTGCAAATCCTTATTTTATGAGTAATATTATTCTTTTCCCTACTCTAGATGGGAAAATTGTTGTTGTGGCAAATGAAACAAATAAAGTAGTTAGAAATATTGTTGTTGATGCAAATGGACAATTTAATAATATTATCTTTTTAGATGTTATTGATGATACTCTAGTTGCTGCTACAGGGAATAAAGTTATCTCTGTTGGAGATGGTGTTTTAAATTTAAAGGATTATAATATTAGAGATATTATAACTAAAGATAGAGAGATTTTTATTGCAACTATTGATGGTCAAATTATCCAAACGGATATTTCTTTAAATATTATGCATAGAAAGAAATATAAATTTGCAAAATTTTATGCTTTAGCTTATGGAGAATCATTATATGCTTTAGAGTCTCAAGGTTTTTTAATAAAAATCTCTAAAGATTTTAAGACAGATGCAATATATGATTTTGACTTTGACAATGAAGAGAAAGTAATTGCCTTAGAAGATACAATTTATTATAATGATGAATTTATCACTTTAAAATAAAATACTTTATTCACATAAAAAGCTTCAATAGAAGCTTTTTATACTCTTAAATTCCTATTAGCAATATTCTCAATCAATACTGTTGCATAAGAGCCTTTGGGCAAAGTAAACCTTAGAGTACAAACTTTATTTTCTTTATTATAATTTACACTAATATCTTTAGGATAAACAAGAGCATCACGTCTTAATCCTTTTTCTTGAATATACAAATCATCAAACTTCTCTTCTATTTGTCTTGCTTTACTAAGACTTCTAAAAACTTTTCTTCCAGGAAGTAATCCTGTAAACATAATTTTTTTATTTGTAAAGTCCTTAATAATAGAATCATTTAAACTTTTTGGAGTAAAAAATTTATTATTTGAATATTGTTTAAAAACATCGCCATCTAAAAGTTTATATTCATCGTCACTTAACTTTAATCGTTCAACTAACCATGAATTAAAAAAATAACTTTGATACATAGAAATTAACATTTTAGATAATTTTCTATCTTTTATTATTAGATCTCCATATATAAGATTTTTTGCTTTTTCAAAATTTTCTTCTGCATCTATTCCAAATCTTTGATATCCAAAGTAATTTGGCATTCCAATTTTAGAAATTTGCTTCAATATTTTTTCAATCTTTCCTAAATCTTCTAGTTGCACTTCATGTAAATTTATAGTAAAACTATTTGACTCTAAATCACCAATACTTAATTTATTTGAGTGTAAAACTGTATCTAAAATAGTCACTTTTTTATGTTTGAATTTTTTTAATTCTTTTGAATATTTTTTAGGAATAGAGATATATTGTGTTGTAGTTGCATTTTTATCTTTTAATCCAGCATAACCAATTTCATTTTCATAAATTTTAAGATTTCTAGCTAGAGTATCAAGTAAATCCCAAGTACCTAACTCTTGTTTTTTTATTTTCATAACAATAAAATTTCCACGTTGTGTAAATCTTATAGGATTTTCTTCAACTATAAAATCATCAATATTCTGATAGAATTTAAACTTTATTGGTTTATGTTTTTGTATATATTCTCTTTTTATCATTTAGTATCTTTTTTTAAAATTTTGGTATTATATAATAATTATTACTTACAAAGGTTTAATTTATGGATATGCAACAAATAGAAGATATTATTAAAAATTTTTCCACTCAAAGAGACTGGGAAAAGTTTCATAATCCAAAAAACTTGGCAATGGCACTTAGTGTTGAAGCCTCTGAATTAGTAGAAATTTTTCAATGGCTTGATTTAAAAGAAGCAGAAAACTTATCAGAAGAAAAAAAGCAGCATACAAAAGAAGAACTTGCAGATATTGCAGTTTATCTAATAAGATTATGTATGAAATTTAATATCAATTTAGAAGAAGCTATTATAGAGAAAATGAAAAAAAATGAAAAAAAATATCCTTTAACTGATGAATATGGTCAAAAAATTTTATATGGGAAAAAAAATTAATGAAAAAGATTTACATTGCTGGTCCAGATGTTTTTGAGCAAGATTCAATACAAATTGGAGAAGAATACACAGAACTATGTAAAAAATATGGATATGAAGGTTTATACCCATTGGATAATGTAATTAACTTCAAACAAGAAAAAAAGAAAATTGCACAAGATATTTTTATTGCAAATAAAAAACTTATCGACTCATGCGATATTGTAATTGCAAACTTAAACTCTTTTAGAGGGAAAGAGTGTGATAGTGGCACAGCTTGGGAATGTGGTTATGCTAGTGCTTTAGGTAAAAAAGTTTATGCTTATTTAAAGAGAACAAGCTCTTATCAAGGTCAATTTTCATATGATGAAAAAATGTCAAGTAAAGATGGCTTTGTTGATTTAAATGGTAGAATTATTGAAAACTTTGACTATCCTGTAAATTTAATGTTAGCTTGCAGTGTTGAAAAAATTATTATAGGAAATTTTGAAAATGTATTACAGAATTTAGATTAATTTTTTTCTTTTTTTGTATAATACATAATATAAGTTATTATAAAGGATATATTATTTCAAACTCTTATAATAAAGACTTTTTTATTTTAAAAATAAAGTTCTTTTTTTTATTTATTCTATTATCTATAGTTAGTTATTTCATTTTTGATTTCATTTCAAATAAAACTAAAAGTTATCATTTACAACAAAAAGCAGCCAATTATGAGAAGGCTTACCAAACTATTTATACTCAATATAAAGAGTTGTCCTATGTAATCTATACAGGGCTTATAAAATTAACAGATGTAAATTACAAATTTCATCATTTAAACAAGCGAACTCTAAAAGAAAAACAAGAAATAAAAAAAGAGTTATATTTACAGACTTTAGAAAGATTCAAAACTTTAAAAAAGAAGCATCTTACAAATATTGAATTTATTCTTCCAAATAAAACTATTTTCTTGAATATGACTTCCTCATCAAATGAAAAACTAAGAGAAGTGAAAAGTAAAGCCTTGGAAAAAGTAAAGAAAACAAAAAAACCTATTGACTCTTTTATTGTCAATAATAAAAATACAGGTTTTCAATTTATCTACCCTATTATGGTAGAAGACGATTTTGTAGGTTTTTTGAATATTACTTTTAGTGAACAAGGTCTTACATCATCTTTAATGAAACAATATTATGTTTTAAGTAATTTTATTATCAA
This genomic window contains:
- a CDS encoding nucleoside 2-deoxyribosyltransferase; its protein translation is MKKIYIAGPDVFEQDSIQIGEEYTELCKKYGYEGLYPLDNVINFKQEKKKIAQDIFIANKKLIDSCDIVIANLNSFRGKECDSGTAWECGYASALGKKVYAYLKRTSSYQGQFSYDEKMSSKDGFVDLNGRIIENFDYPVNLMLACSVEKIIIGNFENVLQNLD
- a CDS encoding tetratricopeptide repeat protein, with amino-acid sequence MSLKDNVDYVKEELSSEEKFLESFVKVERIYKKYKMLIILAVVVILGLAIGLYTTKTIQEKQKKEANIAFNQFLENNQDKDALKTLEENNKQLFQIAKYIQAKKENKTYDIEVKFFKEIAAYQKALDENSIDKLNAVSMEKDFLLKEFAIFNKALLQAKEGKYEDAKATLKLIPEDSQVNDLATSLKHFLVTK
- a CDS encoding nucleotide pyrophosphohydrolase, with amino-acid sequence MDMQQIEDIIKNFSTQRDWEKFHNPKNLAMALSVEASELVEIFQWLDLKEAENLSEEKKQHTKEELADIAVYLIRLCMKFNINLEEAIIEKMKKNEKKYPLTDEYGQKILYGKKN
- a CDS encoding tRNA pseudouridine(13) synthase TruD; translation: MIKREYIQKHKPIKFKFYQNIDDFIVEENPIRFTQRGNFIVMKIKKQELGTWDLLDTLARNLKIYENEIGYAGLKDKNATTTQYISIPKKYSKELKKFKHKKVTILDTVLHSNKLSIGDLESNSFTINLHEVQLEDLGKIEKILKQISKIGMPNYFGYQRFGIDAEENFEKAKNLIYGDLIIKDRKLSKMLISMYQSYFFNSWLVERLKLSDDEYKLLDGDVFKQYSNNKFFTPKSLNDSIIKDFTNKKIMFTGLLPGRKVFRSLSKARQIEEKFDDLYIQEKGLRRDALVYPKDISVNYNKENKVCTLRFTLPKGSYATVLIENIANRNLRV